Proteins from one Spirochaetaceae bacterium genomic window:
- a CDS encoding HIT family protein, with the protein MASVFTRIIAGELPAHFVRKDESCVAFMAREPLRPGHTLVVPRVEVNHWIDLDDGAVAALMRVARIVARAQQAVYRPTKVGLLIAGLEVPHVHIHVSPIDGMHDMDFANVTPFPGDDALAAEAARIRAALPQ; encoded by the coding sequence ATGGCAAGCGTGTTCACTCGTATCATCGCCGGCGAGTTGCCGGCCCACTTCGTCAGGAAGGACGAATCGTGCGTCGCCTTCATGGCGCGGGAACCGCTGCGCCCCGGTCATACCCTGGTGGTGCCGCGGGTCGAGGTGAATCACTGGATCGACCTCGACGACGGCGCCGTGGCGGCGCTGATGCGGGTGGCGCGCATCGTGGCCCGTGCGCAGCAGGCGGTGTACCGGCCCACCAAGGTGGGGCTGCTGATCGCCGGGCTGGAGGTGCCGCACGTGCATATCCACGTGAGCCCGATCGACGGCATGCACGACATGGACTTCGCGAACGTCACTCCCTTCCCCGGTGACGACGCGCTGGCCGCCGAGGCGGCGCGCATCCGCGCCGCCCTGCCGCAATGA
- the cofE gene encoding coenzyme F420-0:L-glutamate ligase has protein sequence MDETPLTVTGLSGIPLVQAGDDLAEILVAALAAADVAPMDGDVLVVTQKIVSKAEGRQVALDHVEPSPAAIDLAAETGKDPRLVQLILDQSTEVVRKAPGVLITRNRLGLVCANAGIDQSNLDHGASATALLLPAAPDATAARLRRAIADRTGARIGVLISDSSNRPWRLGTVGIAIGAAGLAVLDDRRGSRDLYGRELQATLINRADAIAAAAVLVMGESTERTPAALVRGLPPPAGGPAQSAAPHTAATIPRPLETDLFR, from the coding sequence ATGGATGAAACGCCCCTGACCGTCACTGGGCTGAGCGGCATTCCACTGGTGCAGGCGGGCGATGACCTCGCTGAGATCCTGGTGGCGGCGCTGGCCGCCGCGGACGTGGCGCCGATGGACGGCGACGTCCTCGTGGTCACCCAGAAGATCGTGTCCAAGGCTGAGGGCCGGCAGGTTGCGCTGGACCACGTCGAACCCTCGCCCGCCGCCATCGACCTGGCCGCCGAGACCGGCAAGGATCCGCGTCTCGTGCAGCTCATCCTCGACCAGTCCACCGAGGTGGTGCGCAAGGCCCCCGGCGTGCTGATCACCCGCAACCGGCTCGGCCTGGTATGCGCCAACGCCGGCATCGACCAGTCCAACCTCGATCACGGCGCATCGGCCACCGCCCTGCTGCTGCCGGCAGCGCCGGACGCCACCGCCGCGCGCCTGCGGCGCGCCATCGCCGATCGCACCGGCGCCCGCATCGGCGTGCTGATCAGCGACAGCAGCAACCGGCCCTGGCGGCTCGGCACCGTGGGCATCGCGATCGGCGCCGCCGGCCTCGCCGTGCTCGACGACCGCCGCGGCAGCCGCGACCTCTACGGCCGCGAGCTGCAGGCCACCCTGATCAACCGCGCCGACGCCATCGCCGCCGCCGCCGTCCTGGTCATGGGCGAATCCACCGAGCGCACCCCCGCCGCCCTGGTCCGGGGCCTGCCGCCGCCGGCCGGCGGCCCCGCGCAATCCGCCGCCCCCCACACCGCCGCGACGATCCCCCGCCCCCTCGAAACGGACCTGTTCCGCTGA
- the npdG gene encoding NADPH-dependent F420 reductase, with protein MSAVDNLTAPAGGRAGTGTSGNGGSPAPAGRDTRTGGHGDPGTPAATHTAARGSLAGTESPRRETIAILGGTGDLGTGLAGRWSRAGYRVVIGSRTLAKAEAALAALRARHPDTTARAATNAAAAEAADIVVLTVPSAHQVATLAGVQASLTGKIVIDVTVPLVPPKVGTVQLPAEGSAGKRAQEFLGDGVMVVSAFQNVAAHLLQQDVEIECDVLVAGNKKAARDQVIELVRAAGMTGWHAGPIDNAAAAEALTSVLIQINRRHPISHAGIKLVGQG; from the coding sequence ATGAGCGCCGTGGACAACCTGACCGCGCCGGCCGGCGGGCGGGCCGGCACAGGGACAAGCGGGAACGGCGGCTCACCGGCGCCGGCCGGCAGGGACACGCGCACCGGCGGGCACGGTGACCCCGGCACGCCTGCTGCCACGCACACCGCTGCCCGCGGTTCGCTTGCCGGAACCGAATCTCCGCGCCGGGAGACCATCGCGATACTCGGCGGCACCGGCGACCTGGGCACCGGCCTGGCCGGGCGCTGGTCGCGCGCCGGCTACCGCGTGGTGATCGGCTCGCGCACGCTGGCAAAGGCAGAGGCGGCACTGGCCGCGCTACGCGCCCGCCATCCCGACACCACCGCCCGCGCGGCCACCAACGCGGCCGCCGCCGAGGCCGCCGACATCGTGGTGCTCACCGTGCCGTCCGCGCACCAGGTCGCCACTCTGGCCGGCGTGCAGGCGAGTCTGACCGGCAAGATCGTGATCGACGTCACGGTTCCCCTCGTGCCGCCGAAGGTGGGCACCGTGCAGCTTCCGGCCGAGGGATCCGCGGGCAAGCGCGCGCAGGAGTTTCTCGGCGACGGCGTCATGGTGGTGTCGGCGTTCCAGAACGTCGCGGCCCACCTGCTGCAGCAGGACGTGGAGATCGAGTGCGACGTGCTGGTGGCCGGCAACAAGAAGGCCGCGCGCGACCAGGTGATCGAGCTGGTGCGAGCTGCCGGCATGACCGGCTGGCACGCCGGCCCGATCGACAACGCCGCCGCCGCGGAGGCGCTGACCAGCGTGCTGATTCAGATCAACCGCCGCCACCCGATCAGCCACGCCGGTATCAAGCTGGTCGGCCAGGGATAA